One genomic segment of Bombina bombina isolate aBomBom1 chromosome 4, aBomBom1.pri, whole genome shotgun sequence includes these proteins:
- the SSTR4 gene encoding somatostatin receptor type 4 has translation MTTSPDLLVQVEAKILLSSWNQSREISETQYPINMFSNHKNANNTNASLENEKDVSMIVIQFIYAIVCIIGLIGNSMVIFVILRYAKMKTATNIYILNLAIADELFMLSVPFLAASAALRHWPFGSGMCRTVLSVDGINMFTSVFCLTVLSVDRYVAVVHPLRAARYRRPTVAKMINICVWIVSLLVISPILIFADTMPSSNGVVVCNLMWPQKSWSAVFVIYTFLLGFFLPVIAICLCYVLIIVKMRAVALKAGWQQRKKSEKKITRMVLMVVTVFVICWMPFYIVQLLNLFLQEMDDTINHVSLILSYANSCANPILYGFFSDNFKRSFQRIVCFRWIENGNDEPVDYYATALKSRVCNNHPLDFQQDPLQSDPCYKHGTITRTTTL, from the coding sequence ATGACCACATCTCCTGATCTCCTGGTACAGGTAGAAGCCAAAATCCTGCTAAGCTCATGGAACCAGTCCAGAGAGATATCTGAGACTCAGTACCCTATCAATATGTTTAGCAACCATAAAAATGCTAACAACACAAATGCCTCATTGGAGAATGAAAAGGATGTGAGTATGATAGTGATTCAGTTCATTTATGCCATTGTGTGCATAATTGGGCTAATTGGGAACTCCATGGTGATTTTTGTGATCTTGAGATATGCCAAAATGAAGACAGCCACCAACATTTACATCTTGAACTTGGCTATTGCTGATGAGCTTTTCATGCTGAGTGTCCCTTTCCTTGCAGCGTCTGCAGCTCTGCGTCACTGGCCATTTGGCTCAGGTATGTGTCGCACTGTCCTTAGTGTGGATGGCATCAACATGTTCACCAGTGTATTCTGTCTGACGGTGCTCAGTGTGGACAGATATGTTGCTGTAGTTCATCCTCTGAGAGCTGCAAGGTACAGAAGACCCACAGTGGCCAAAATGATAAATATTTGTGTTTGGATTGTGTCTTTGCTGGTTATTTCTCCCATCCTCATATTTGCAGATACTATGCCCTCTTCAAATGGAGTGGTAGTATGCAATCTTATGTGGCCCCAAAAATCATGGTCAGCTGTGTTTGTCATATACACTTTTCTGCTAGGTTTCTTTTTACCTGTAATAGCTATATGCCTATGTTACGTCCTCATCATTGTAAAAATGAGAGCTGTAGCTCTGAAGGCAGGCTGGCAACAGCGAAAGAAATCTGAAAAGAAAATTACTCGTATGGTCCTGATGGTTGTTACAGTCTTTGTCATCTGTTGGATGCCTTTCTATATTGTTCAGCTCCTCAACCTCTTCCTTCAGGAGATGGATGACACTATCAACCATGTCTCCCTTATCCTAAGTTATGCCAATAGCTGTGCTAACCCCATTCTTTATGGATTTTTCTCAGATAACTTTAAAAGGTCCTTCCAGAGGATTGTTTGTTTTCGATGGATTGAGAATGGTAATGATGAACCAGTTGATTATTACGCTACAGCCCTAAAAAGCAGGGTTTGTAATAACCATCCATTGGACTTCCAACAAGACCCTCTTCAATCTGATCCATGCTATAAACATGGGACAATCACAAGGACTACTACCTTATAG